The genomic stretch GTCGTACTTCCCAAAGGAGGGATCGTGGATGATGAAAAAGAACATGATCGGTACCAGGTAACACATGCTGACCCGCTCACGTTCCACGGTCTGCATGAACGCTTCCGGCACAAAATCCGTTGAGACAACGATGGTGTAGCCGTATTTCATGCCCACATAGAGTATTCCGATACCTGCAATATGATACACGGGAATAATCATCATGACAACGTGATAGCCCAGATCGGGAGGTACCGTGTCATCGATGAGGTCTCCCAGTTCACCGTAAATATTCGTCATGAGCTGCCGGTGGGTGGCGATAGAACCTTTGGGAAGGCCCGTAGTTCCACTAGTGAAGCATATTGCCACAATATCGTCCAGGATCAAATCCGGCATTTCAGGTTCATCTCCCGTCTCCCGGGAGAGCGTTGTTTCATAATCGACCGCCCATTCGGGGCAGTCGCCATCACCGGTACACAGATAGTTTGTTACTCCCAGTTGATAGGAAAGAGTGGGCTCGAAAATTGGTATATACCGTTTTTCCAGTATCAGCGTTTTTGCCCCTGATTCATTCAGGATGAAAAGCGCCTCGGGACTTTTCAAACGGAAGTTCATGGGGACACATATTGCGCCGAGTTTCAGGATCGCCAGGTACTGCTCCAGGTATTGCCAGCAGTTGTTCTGGAATATGGCGACGCGATCTCCCTTGCCCACCCCCAGACCTGCGAGATAATGTACCAACTGGTTTGCCCGCTTGTTAACCTCCCCAAAAGTCTTTTTGACGCTTCCGTTGTCGGTAACGACGGCCGTTCTGTCGGGATAATTATTAATGGTTTCAGTAATGTATTCGAGCAGATTGTTTTTCTCAAATGTTATCGGTACATACTCTGACATGTTGCTTCCTCCTTTGAATGGTATTTTGTGTCGGTATCGTTTGACGTACCGCGTTAGTCTCCCGCAAGGAGCCGCCGTGGATTATCGATCAGCATGGTATTGATCTGGTCGTCGCTGACGGCCGCCTTCTTAAGTGCCGGGATGATATCCTTGAATATGTGTGTGATATGGTAGTTCGGCATGACAAGGCCTATAATGTCAGAAACGCCCTGTCTGCCGAGCCAGTAATTGACGAAATCATGGGAAATCATGATCTTGTCGGCGTAGCCGAGGCCGAGAAGGCCGATGAGACAGGCGATCCTGCGGGAATCTGGCGGCGTTCCGCCCACGCCTTCAACACCGAAACGATCAAATCCGATAGAGACGCCCTTTTCAAGGACCCGAAGCAAGTAGTCGATATCCGTCGATCCGCCGATGTGGCCGATCATGATCCGTTTCGGGTCGGCCCCTTCGGCGATAAGCAGATCGGCCTGCTCGGGACCGAGTTTCCCCTCCTGGGTATGGGTGATAATGGGGATCCCGTCCTCTTTTGAAACCCGTGCGGCTGCCTTGAAGAACATCGTTTCATAATCCGTGATCGCTTCCTTGCTGGACGCGACCTTGAAGACGGCGGGCTTGATACCGGTATCCCCGACGCCCTTCGTCACTTCCGTCTTGAACATCTCGTAGACCTGTTCCGTTCCGTCACCAAGCTGGCTTCGAAGCTTGAAATAGGGCGGGGCTCCTTCTCCCTCGAAGTAGTATCCGCTGGAACAGAGAACGGTAAGGCCGCTCTTTTCAGAGATCTCCCTGAGCAGTTTCACGTCCCTGCCGCATTCGTTCGGTGTGGCGTCAACGATGGTCTTCACGCCCTGCTCCTTCACCGCCTCGGCCATCTTCAGACCGGCCTCCATACAGGCATCACGGTCAAAAGGGCCCAGCGTGGCGTCGCCCTGCCAGCCGGGAAATCCAAAGAGAAAATGCTCGTGTATCAGGGTCATGCCTAACTTCTTGGAAGGCACTGATCCCGAAACGGTGTTGATATTCATGGCCGTCCCTCCTTAAACGTATATTTGTGTGGTTCTGCATGGGTCGGTTTCCAGGGAGCAACATGCGTGCCATGAATGTCGCCCGGAGTGGCTTTACCTCAATATATTGATATTACTAGATATCGGCCAGATCGGTGCGCCAGCGCACCGCAGTCCTTCTTGCCGGGCTGTTGCGCCTGAATAAGACACTCTGTCCCATCGTGTTTCAGCTTGTGCCGGTTGAAGAAAAGCCGGGAGGCTTTACCGGGGACATCCAAGATTCCCTGCAAAGGGGGAAGAAAAGGGAGGACATACCCTTTCTATCGGCCAACAATTTCTTGACATGCACAGATACATCCTGTAAAAATACCTAAATTAATTTAATGATATTCAACATGGTTACATTACCTTAGAAGGGGTAGACTATGAAAAATGCACTTTCTTGGAAAAAGGGATTTCTTGTATTCGGTCTGATCGTTCTGTCAATGCTGTTCATCCTCGGATGCAGCGATGATAACAAGACGATCCGGATTCCCGATGATAATGACGAGCAAAACACATACTACCCCGGAAAGGCCGAGATCGTGACAGCTGACACGATCGCGTGGGGTGCTGTGAACCCGACGGTTGTTATTACGGCAATAGACTTCCAGTTTGATGTGAACATCACGGCTGCTGACCTGCAGGTGGACCCGGGGACGACGAATCTGCAATTGTTCCAGGTCACCTGGTTGAACGCGACGCAGATACGGGTGGCATTAACGGGAACGGCGGCCTACGGAGAGGTGCTGATCGAGGCTGATACATATGACACCGATACGCTGTCCATTGTCATCCCTCCCCACATAACATCGGCGGATACGATCCCCTGTGATGCCGTCGATCCGGCCGTTACCGTCACCGTGGACGACGGACTGGACTTTCAGGCCGGTATCACGGTCGGTGATATGACGGTGGATACGGGGACCACGGGTTTGACCTTCGATTCCGTTATCTATGTGAATGCGACGGAAATAACCATCGTGTTCACGGGAACGGCAGAGGGTGGACGGGTTTCGATCCAGGCGAACGGGTCGGCCTTCGTGGCGGATGATGAAGAAGAAGACGACAGTAACATCCTGGTGTTTGGTGTCTGTGACCCCGTTGACCCCTGGGCCACGATCGCGACCGCGGACAATTGGCTCACGAACAATCCTTACTTTGACAAACACGATGGCGGGTGGGTCTACTCGCCCCGCGAAGACGTCCTGTACGCCTTTTACGGCAACGATGCGGGAACCACAGGAAGAAACCTCTATCGCATCGACCACATCGGGCAGACGTTCACCCTCGCGACGGTCCTGACCTACGGCCGCCACGGGTCGCATCCGGTGATCGACGACACCGGCACGTACATCTACCTGCCCCCATCGCAGCAGACCAACGTTCTCGAGCGTTACAACACGGTGACGTTCACCCTGGAAACCCTCGCGGGGGCACCCGCGAACGGCACCTTCGCCCATGGGGCGTGGAAGAACGGTAAGCTCTGGATCGTGCTCAACAACAACCAGCTTTACAATTACGATCCCGCATCCAACACATGGACCGGTGTGCACGGGTTCAGCAGTTGGGCCAATGTGGCATCTTCGGGTCCGGCGTCCGATCTCGTCTATGTCATTGTCGTGGGCGGGGCTCTTTACTCGCACAATACCGTCACTGACACAACCACCATTCTTGCGTCTCATCCCTATGGCTTCAGCCTCGGCGGCAACGGCCAGTTCGTCTGGTTCGGCACCACCATCGGTTACCTCTATGCCATGGGCGGCTGCAGCGGCACCCCTGCCATGTACGATATCGGTGCCAATACCTGGCATGCCATGGCAGACCCGAAGCCGAACTCGAACTGTGTCGGCCACGCGACCTACGATACCCTGCGACAGCGTCTGTATGTGGCGCATGGGAACAGCAGTGCTTTCTACTACCAGTATTAGTGCCTGGTTCAAGGGGACGCCCTGGAGGCGTTCCCTCGACCTTTCATAAGACAATCTCGTGCGGGCCGGTTCATTATAATACCGGCCCGCCGCTGTTTCTGGTCGTTTTTCGAAATTATAACCGGAAAGAACGATAAAAAAAGGGGTTACGGCATTAATGCCGCAGCCCCTTTATTTTACTGGTGGGTCAGGGCAGAATCGAACTGCCGACACCTGGATTTTCAGTCCAGTGCTCTACCGACTGAGCTACCGACCCGGGATGCTGTTTCAAAGAGGGTTAGACTACTATCCAATCTTTCAGTCTTTGTCAAGAATTTTTGAGGAACAGCGGGACGACCATTCACGGCTCTTCTCTGTCCCCTGAACCGGCGGTTTCCGGTTCTTCCATGACCGGTGGAAGGCGCTGCGGATAGATATCGCGCGGGGGCGGCCCGGTTCTCACCGGTGTGCCGAGCCGTGTTCGCACGACCACTGTTGCCGCGAGCTTGTCATGCCAGCCCTGTTTTCTGGCGTCCAGGGCGATCCAGAAGAACCCGAGGTAGAATATCACCTCCGACAGGAGATATCCCACCCAGCGAAGAAATCCCAGGCCGAGGGTGACCGGTTCTCCCGAAAGGGGCACCACCCTGAGCCCGAAGAGCTTCTTTCCCGGCGTCTGTCCCGTGGTTCCGTGAAAGTAGGTGAAGTAGAGCATGTCCAGTACGATGCTGGTGCCGGAGAACGATATGAGTACCGGTGACGCGAAGACAGCCGGCGTCAGGGAGAAGGCGCTGAGGTGAATGAGAATGAGCCCGGCCGCCGTCACGGATAGTGCGAGAATAGTGATGATGAGTTTGTCGGTCATGTATGCCGCGGCCCGCCGCCAGAAACCGCCGTAGATGGGATCCGTCATGGCTGACAGCCGCTTTCCGGCGGATCGAACCCGCCTCGCTCGTACTGGACGATCGAGATGATCGTGAGAGGGCTTGTTTCGGTTCTGAGGATGGCGTCGCCCAGGGTGACGGGAATGCATCCCCCTTGTCGCGCCGTTTCCACCTCGTTCTCCGAAAACCCGCCTTCGGGACCGACGATGAGATCGAGCCGGGACCTGTGCCGGTATCGCTCGTCGGTAAGGATACCCCTGATGCTTTGTCTGCGTTCATGTTCCCAGAATATCAGGCGAAGCGTGTCCTCCCCCGGTGCTTCGAGAAGTTCGTCGAAGGAAACGACCTCCGTTACCTCCGGTACCGTGGCCCGGCCGCACTGGCGGGCGGCTTCACGGGCGATCTTCCGCCATCGGTCCGCGCGGGCGTGTTTCTTCTCCTCGGTGAGGCGGGGGACCGACCGTGATGAAATGAAGGGGATTATCCGGTTCACGCCCAGTTCCGTCGTTTTCTGGACGATCAGATCCATCTTGGCGCCTTTTGGGAGCGACTGGGCGAGGGTGATCGAGCAGGCCGGCGGGGGCGTCCGTTCCTCACCGGTGATCAGAAGGGTGGCGGTGCCTGCCGAGACAGCTTCTATGCGGGCCGTGAATTCCCGGCCCCGGCCGTCAAAGAGGATGACCGTCGCGCCCGGCCTGAGCCTGAGCACCTGCCTGATATACCGGAAATCCGCACCCCCGAGAGTTACCGTCGTATCTTTGTCCGGCGGGAAGGGGTGATAGATCCTTGGGATCGTCAATCGGTCGTGCTCCTTTTGTGAAAGACGTAACAGACCCACTCACGCTCGGTGCCGATGTCATGAATATCGAGGTCTTCCGTGCGGAAGGTCTCTTCGATGGAATCCCGGTCCTGGTCGATGATCCCCGAAGCGATAAAGTAGCCGCCGTCTGAGATCATGCGGATCAGCGCGGCGTGATAGGTGGTGAGGGTGGCCGCCGTCAGGTTGGCGACGATCAGGTCGAACACCCTGTCGCAGGTTTCAACATCCTGGTTGATGACGGTGACGCGGTCGCCGACACCGTTGATCGCCACGTTTTTTGAGGCAATGTCCACGGCGCGGGGATCGATATCGATAGCGGTCACTTTCTCGGCGCCCAGCTTGGCGCAGCAGATGGCGAGGATTCCCGTGCCGGTGCCGATGTCAAGGGCGTTCCAGCTCCCATGCATCCGGTCCTTCGTGATGATCTCCTCGAGGGCCATGATGCACATGCGTGTTGAGGGGTGTTGACCCGT from Deltaproteobacteria bacterium encodes the following:
- a CDS encoding acyl--CoA ligase, which encodes MSEYVPITFEKNNLLEYITETINNYPDRTAVVTDNGSVKKTFGEVNKRANQLVHYLAGLGVGKGDRVAIFQNNCWQYLEQYLAILKLGAICVPMNFRLKSPEALFILNESGAKTLILEKRYIPIFEPTLSYQLGVTNYLCTGDGDCPEWAVDYETTLSRETGDEPEMPDLILDDIVAICFTSGTTGLPKGSIATHRQLMTNIYGELGDLIDDTVPPDLGYHVVMMIIPVYHIAGIGILYVGMKYGYTIVVSTDFVPEAFMQTVERERVSMCYLVPIMFFFIIHDPSFGKYDLSNLRFVFYGAMPMAPDLLLDILKKFPPGIKYMDAFGSTELCINIAKLPEDHDLTGSDEEVKKKIARLKGIGRPLRYGIESTILDPFGKEVATGEVGEIVSRGEKVTPGYWRNPEATAKAFDKNGWFHTGDAGWMDEDGYVYFADRAKDMINRGGENIFPVEVERRINQHPKVTESAVFGVPDPAWGSRVIAAVVLAPGETAETAPEEELIGFCKEQLASYKAPSAIWYIDQLPRRFELGKVMRFMLRDEYMKEREADIS
- a CDS encoding phosphotriesterase-related protein encodes the protein MNINTVSGSVPSKKLGMTLIHEHFLFGFPGWQGDATLGPFDRDACMEAGLKMAEAVKEQGVKTIVDATPNECGRDVKLLREISEKSGLTVLCSSGYYFEGEGAPPYFKLRSQLGDGTEQVYEMFKTEVTKGVGDTGIKPAVFKVASSKEAITDYETMFFKAAARVSKEDGIPIITHTQEGKLGPEQADLLIAEGADPKRIMIGHIGGSTDIDYLLRVLEKGVSIGFDRFGVEGVGGTPPDSRRIACLIGLLGLGYADKIMISHDFVNYWLGRQGVSDIIGLVMPNYHITHIFKDIIPALKKAAVSDDQINTMLIDNPRRLLAGD
- a CDS encoding RDD family protein, which encodes MTDPIYGGFWRRAAAYMTDKLIITILALSVTAAGLILIHLSAFSLTPAVFASPVLISFSGTSIVLDMLYFTYFHGTTGQTPGKKLFGLRVVPLSGEPVTLGLGFLRWVGYLLSEVIFYLGFFWIALDARKQGWHDKLAATVVVRTRLGTPVRTGPPPRDIYPQRLPPVMEEPETAGSGDREEP
- a CDS encoding 16S rRNA (uracil(1498)-N(3))-methyltransferase; the protein is MTIPRIYHPFPPDKDTTVTLGGADFRYIRQVLRLRPGATVILFDGRGREFTARIEAVSAGTATLLITGEERTPPPACSITLAQSLPKGAKMDLIVQKTTELGVNRIIPFISSRSVPRLTEEKKHARADRWRKIAREAARQCGRATVPEVTEVVSFDELLEAPGEDTLRLIFWEHERRQSIRGILTDERYRHRSRLDLIVGPEGGFSENEVETARQGGCIPVTLGDAILRTETSPLTIISIVQYERGGFDPPESGCQP
- the prmA gene encoding 50S ribosomal protein L11 methyltransferase, whose amino-acid sequence is MPEAKEQWIEITLSSPPELSDALSNFLIEMNTLGIIQEEGESDAFEQEESIAGRDELKAYLPAVQESKEKIILLQRYIDSLSELFPALEKPAFTTVTVVDPGWEEQWKKFFKPLRVSRGIVIKPTWERYAPAGRDIVVDIDPGMAFGTGQHPSTRMCIMALEEIITKDRMHGSWNALDIGTGTGILAICCAKLGAEKVTAIDIDPRAVDIASKNVAINGVGDRVTVINQDVETCDRVFDLIVANLTAATLTTYHAALIRMISDGGYFIASGIIDQDRDSIEETFRTEDLDIHDIGTEREWVCYVFHKRSTTD